One window of Staphylococcus chromogenes genomic DNA carries:
- a CDS encoding SulP family inorganic anion transporter, translated as MKSWKGQYEANSLAGVLVALAMVPGAIAFALIAGVSPMIGMMSTGLMMVIMSIFGHRRLMVSAPSSGVSLVAIMVTTRDDIYVLAWATLVMGIIQISLSFLKLNKVIAYIPQPIVIGFMNALGFLLLTSQLPHIFGKNLQTYLFAVMSFMIIYTVPKWTRKVPATLVSIVILTAISMLLKPNIVRVEDLAKIKFILPEFAPFHLSIIPQHFLDILLFGVMLAVVATIQTSLTAQMMDDLTGNPSDKRKESMAQGIANATLGLLGGLGGSALVGQSKFNYKMGATSRLSTLVTGVTILLFLVFLGDIVGQIPIVVLATVLVTISFGTFDRQTKQLIIRKRYMDLSLMAFTWILIILTKNLALGVLIGTLLFYIIRYIRK; from the coding sequence ATGAAATCATGGAAAGGTCAATACGAAGCCAATAGCCTTGCAGGCGTTTTAGTCGCATTAGCCATGGTTCCAGGGGCGATAGCTTTTGCGCTGATTGCAGGTGTGAGTCCAATGATTGGGATGATGAGCACAGGACTCATGATGGTCATCATGAGTATATTTGGACACCGACGTTTGATGGTCTCAGCGCCGAGTAGTGGCGTATCGCTCGTTGCCATTATGGTCACAACGCGTGATGATATATATGTGCTTGCTTGGGCGACACTTGTAATGGGTATAATTCAAATAAGTCTTTCCTTTTTGAAATTAAATAAAGTTATTGCCTATATCCCGCAACCTATTGTCATTGGGTTTATGAATGCATTAGGCTTTTTATTATTAACGTCGCAACTCCCACATATATTTGGTAAAAATCTACAAACTTATCTCTTTGCAGTGATGAGTTTTATGATTATTTATACAGTACCGAAATGGACACGAAAAGTACCCGCCACACTTGTTTCAATCGTGATTTTAACGGCTATCAGTATGCTTTTAAAACCTAATATTGTTCGAGTGGAAGATCTTGCAAAAATTAAATTTATTTTACCCGAATTTGCACCTTTTCATCTTTCTATCATACCTCAACACTTCTTAGATATTCTTCTGTTTGGGGTAATGTTAGCTGTGGTTGCAACAATTCAAACAAGTTTGACCGCACAAATGATGGATGATTTGACGGGGAATCCAAGTGATAAACGTAAAGAATCTATGGCGCAAGGTATTGCCAATGCTACTCTCGGACTACTTGGTGGACTTGGCGGTAGTGCGCTCGTTGGACAATCCAAATTCAATTACAAAATGGGGGCGACCTCTCGCTTATCTACCTTAGTGACGGGCGTTACGATACTTTTATTTTTAGTGTTTTTAGGAGATATTGTAGGTCAAATCCCAATCGTAGTGTTAGCAACAGTTCTCGTGACGATTTCGTTTGGTACGTTTGACCGACAAACGAAACAACTCATAATAAGAAAGCGCTATATGGATTTGAGTCTCATGGCTTTTACATGGATATTGATTATTTTGACTAAAAATCTCGCGTTAGGAGTTTTAATAGGGACCCTTCTATTTTATATTATTCGATACATAAGAAAGTAG
- a CDS encoding amidohydrolase, whose translation MTDIQQLVQWRRYFHAHPEVSNDEFQTTEKLKEILEEMQIHVLNLPLLTGIVAEIGAGEPMVAVRSDIDALPIDEQTGLSFASKTKDVMHACGHDVHMAAILGLAMKLKARESALRGRVRLIFQASEEVGFGAERIVDTGLLEGAKAIIGFHNDPTLKIGEWQAKPGFMTSNVDRFRIHIQAKGAHAAMPQDAKDPQVVLAQLIQSFQTIVSRNTAPFEEAVVTIGQVHSGQTWNVIPDSAMLEGTVRTFKTEVQSNVAKRMRTICDGVAKQYEVDIDLDYQTITQAVNNTPELHEMAMQSAQDVGYQASELERPLTIGEDFSGYQTVAPVYFAMIGSESEFALHHPKFNPDERILERVPDYFEAFVNRLLEDGTN comes from the coding sequence ATGACAGATATTCAACAATTGGTACAATGGAGACGCTATTTTCACGCGCATCCGGAAGTCTCGAATGATGAGTTCCAGACGACTGAAAAACTCAAAGAAATTTTAGAAGAGATGCAAATTCATGTTTTGAATCTTCCGTTACTGACAGGTATTGTTGCAGAAATCGGAGCAGGAGAACCTATGGTCGCAGTGCGTTCAGATATTGATGCACTCCCGATTGATGAACAAACTGGATTGTCATTTGCTTCAAAAACGAAAGACGTGATGCATGCCTGTGGCCATGATGTCCATATGGCGGCGATATTAGGTTTAGCAATGAAATTAAAAGCACGTGAATCGGCGCTAAGGGGTCGTGTACGGTTGATTTTTCAAGCCTCAGAAGAAGTTGGATTTGGCGCAGAAAGAATTGTAGATACGGGGCTACTTGAGGGCGCTAAAGCGATTATTGGTTTTCACAATGATCCTACTTTGAAAATAGGGGAATGGCAAGCCAAACCAGGCTTTATGACCTCAAATGTCGACCGATTTCGTATTCACATTCAAGCGAAAGGGGCACATGCTGCGATGCCTCAAGACGCTAAAGATCCTCAGGTTGTGTTAGCACAATTAATTCAAAGTTTCCAAACTATTGTTAGCCGTAATACAGCGCCATTTGAAGAAGCGGTAGTCACAATAGGTCAAGTGCATAGCGGACAAACGTGGAATGTCATTCCGGATAGTGCCATGTTGGAAGGAACGGTACGCACATTTAAAACAGAGGTCCAATCTAATGTCGCTAAACGTATGCGCACAATTTGTGATGGTGTTGCAAAGCAGTATGAAGTAGACATTGACTTAGATTATCAAACGATTACACAGGCTGTGAACAATACGCCGGAACTACATGAAATGGCCATGCAATCCGCTCAAGATGTGGGCTACCAGGCCTCTGAACTCGAACGTCCTTTAACGATTGGAGAAGACTTTTCAGGCTATCAAACAGTGGCACCTGTCTATTTTGCGATGATTGGCTCTGAAAGTGAGTTTGCATTGCATCATCCAAAATTCAATCCGGATGAACGTATTTTAGAGCGTGTTCCAGATTACTTTGAAGCATTTGTAAATCGCCTCTTAGAAGACGGCACGAATTGA